In the genome of Leucobacter luti, one region contains:
- a CDS encoding acetate/propionate family kinase, producing the protein MRNVLVVNAGSSSIKYQLIEAETGIRQASGLVERIGEASGHIVHHGVETEERDIVAPDHTAAFTAMLEAFANAGAAIEALGIVAIGHRVVQGAGEFIAPTLLDDRVAERINALSELAPLHNPGHYQAIVAARHLFPDVPQVAVFDTAFHQSMPASAYTYAIDPAVAADHGIRRYGFHGISHQVVSRRAAEFLGTPLESLKQIVLHLGNGASACAIEGGRSIDTTMGLTPLEGLVMGTRSGDVDPGALLHLLRAGMSTDALDALLNKRSGLIGFTGTGDFRDVRAAADAGDPAAELAIAVMVHRIRHYLGAYLAVLGGADAIVFTAGVGENSAALRAEVCSELEWFGIRLDAERNATRSSEARVISADDSRVAVLVVPTDEEAEIARQTWDLVTA; encoded by the coding sequence ATGAGGAATGTGCTCGTGGTGAACGCCGGATCCTCCTCGATCAAGTATCAGCTGATCGAAGCGGAAACCGGGATCCGCCAAGCCTCAGGCCTCGTTGAGCGCATCGGAGAAGCGAGCGGGCACATCGTGCACCATGGCGTCGAAACCGAAGAGCGCGACATTGTGGCGCCCGATCACACCGCGGCCTTCACTGCGATGCTCGAGGCGTTCGCCAACGCGGGGGCCGCAATCGAAGCGCTGGGAATTGTCGCGATCGGCCACCGGGTCGTGCAGGGTGCTGGCGAGTTCATTGCTCCTACGCTGCTTGACGATCGGGTCGCCGAGCGGATCAACGCGCTGAGCGAGTTGGCGCCACTGCACAACCCCGGGCACTACCAGGCGATCGTCGCGGCTCGCCATCTGTTTCCTGATGTGCCGCAGGTGGCCGTCTTTGACACTGCGTTCCACCAGTCCATGCCAGCAAGTGCATACACGTACGCGATCGATCCAGCGGTGGCCGCCGATCACGGCATCAGGCGTTACGGCTTCCACGGTATCTCGCATCAGGTGGTGTCGCGGCGTGCGGCCGAGTTCCTCGGCACACCGCTCGAATCTCTCAAGCAGATCGTGTTGCATCTCGGCAACGGGGCGTCCGCGTGCGCGATCGAGGGCGGCCGTTCGATCGACACGACGATGGGGCTCACCCCGCTTGAGGGGCTCGTGATGGGCACTCGATCGGGCGATGTCGATCCGGGTGCGCTCCTGCACCTGTTGCGAGCCGGCATGAGCACGGATGCACTCGATGCGCTGCTGAACAAGCGCTCCGGCCTTATCGGCTTCACCGGCACCGGCGACTTTCGTGACGTACGGGCCGCTGCAGACGCGGGGGATCCCGCTGCGGAGCTGGCCATCGCAGTGATGGTGCACCGGATCCGGCACTACCTGGGGGCCTATCTCGCGGTGCTCGGGGGAGCAGACGCGATCGTGTTCACCGCGGGTGTGGGTGAGAACAGCGCCGCGCTGCGCGCCGAAGTGTGCTCGGAACTGGAGTGGTTCGGTATTCGGCTCGACGCTGAACGCAATGCGACGCGGAGCAGTGAAGCACGCGTGATCAGCGCGGACGATTCGCGTGTCGCGGTGCTCGTGGTGCCGACCGACGAAGAAGCAGAAATCGCCCGCCAGACCTGGGACCTCGTGACGGCGTAG
- the pta gene encoding phosphate acetyltransferase: MAASIYLTSAEGRTGKSAVALGVLSTLLADAPRVGVFRPLIRSASERDRVLDLLHPRATAEVPYEACVGVTYEDAHADPDAAMVRIVAAYQELRTHCDAVVVVGSDFTDVAAPTELAFNARIAANLDTPVLLVLGGRSNEEPEYLGQQSARTPGDLAQLAELGLAELQSEHATVLAALVNRADPEWLPEIEQAVSRVLPDGVPVWSIPEELLLVAPPVSSVIEAVGGTLARGSAELLAREARDIVVAGMSMENVLPRLLEGSIVVIAADRSETLLAVTMAHEAPTFPTIAAVVLNGNFELPPDVERLLDGIDSTLPIVRTHTGTFDTVRRISRARGLITPDSPAKFDIALALFAQHVDGATLRERLRLHRGGVRTPVMFAYELFDRAAAANAHIVLPEGSDDRILRAASTLLSRGTARLTILGDSAAIRKRGGELGLLIDGAETIDPVHSELRERFAEEYAQLRAHKGVTLDQARETMTDVSYFGTMMVHLGLADGMVSGAAHTTAHTIRPSLEIIKTKPGVSVVSSVFFMALADRVLVYGDCAVNPDPNAAQLADIALSSAETAAQFGVEPRVAMLSYSTGESGSGADVDKVREATALARAARPELLLEGPMQYDAASDPETGASKLPGSAVAGRATVFIFPDLNTGNNTYKAVQRSAGAIAVGPVLQGLAKPVNDLSRGATVTDILNTVAITAVQAGMTRGGGNA; this comes from the coding sequence GTGGCTGCAAGCATCTACTTGACCTCGGCTGAAGGCCGAACTGGGAAGAGCGCCGTGGCGCTCGGAGTGCTCAGCACTCTGCTCGCCGACGCTCCGCGTGTCGGCGTTTTTCGCCCGCTCATTCGATCAGCGAGTGAGCGTGATCGAGTCCTCGATCTGCTCCACCCGCGTGCTACGGCCGAGGTGCCGTATGAGGCATGCGTTGGCGTCACATATGAGGATGCGCACGCCGACCCGGACGCGGCCATGGTGCGGATCGTCGCGGCCTACCAAGAGCTTCGCACACACTGCGACGCTGTCGTGGTCGTAGGGTCAGACTTCACCGATGTGGCGGCCCCCACCGAACTCGCGTTCAATGCGCGGATCGCAGCGAACCTCGACACTCCGGTGCTGCTGGTGCTCGGCGGTCGCTCGAACGAGGAACCTGAGTATCTCGGTCAGCAATCCGCGCGCACGCCGGGAGATCTGGCCCAGCTTGCGGAGCTCGGGCTCGCAGAGCTGCAGTCGGAGCACGCCACCGTGCTCGCCGCACTGGTGAATCGCGCCGACCCGGAGTGGCTGCCCGAAATCGAGCAGGCGGTCTCGCGCGTGCTGCCTGATGGCGTGCCGGTGTGGTCGATCCCGGAAGAGCTCCTGCTCGTCGCTCCGCCGGTGTCCAGCGTGATCGAGGCCGTCGGGGGTACGCTCGCGCGAGGATCAGCCGAGCTCCTGGCCCGCGAAGCGAGGGACATTGTGGTGGCAGGCATGTCGATGGAGAACGTCCTGCCGCGCCTCCTTGAGGGATCGATCGTGGTAATCGCCGCAGATCGGTCTGAGACGTTGCTCGCAGTAACGATGGCGCACGAGGCGCCGACCTTCCCAACGATTGCCGCGGTGGTGCTGAACGGGAACTTTGAGCTTCCACCGGATGTCGAGCGGCTCCTGGATGGGATCGATTCCACGCTGCCGATCGTCCGCACCCACACCGGCACCTTTGATACGGTGCGCCGGATCTCACGCGCTCGAGGGCTGATCACGCCGGATTCACCGGCCAAGTTCGACATCGCGCTCGCCCTGTTCGCGCAGCACGTAGACGGCGCAACACTGCGAGAGCGCCTGCGGCTGCACCGTGGTGGCGTGCGGACGCCGGTCATGTTCGCGTACGAATTGTTCGACCGTGCTGCGGCTGCCAACGCGCATATCGTGCTGCCTGAGGGAAGCGATGATCGGATTCTGCGCGCTGCCAGCACGTTACTCTCGCGGGGAACTGCGCGACTGACGATTCTGGGGGACTCCGCAGCGATTCGGAAGCGGGGAGGCGAGCTCGGGCTCCTCATCGATGGAGCTGAGACGATTGACCCGGTGCACTCGGAACTCCGAGAACGTTTCGCGGAAGAGTATGCGCAGTTGCGTGCCCACAAGGGCGTGACGCTCGATCAAGCTCGAGAGACGATGACCGACGTCAGCTACTTCGGCACGATGATGGTGCATCTCGGGTTGGCAGACGGGATGGTCTCGGGCGCCGCGCACACGACGGCCCACACGATTCGTCCGAGCCTGGAGATCATCAAGACGAAGCCCGGAGTCTCCGTGGTGTCGAGCGTCTTCTTCATGGCGCTCGCTGATCGCGTGCTTGTCTACGGTGATTGTGCCGTGAACCCTGACCCGAATGCCGCCCAATTGGCGGATATTGCGCTTTCTTCCGCTGAGACCGCTGCGCAGTTTGGTGTGGAGCCCCGGGTTGCGATGCTCTCGTATTCCACGGGTGAATCCGGCTCGGGCGCCGACGTCGACAAAGTGCGCGAGGCGACAGCGCTCGCGCGTGCAGCCAGGCCCGAGCTGCTCTTGGAGGGGCCGATGCAGTACGACGCGGCGAGTGACCCGGAAACCGGCGCTTCGAAACTCCCGGGTTCGGCCGTAGCCGGTCGCGCCACAGTCTTCATATTCCCAGACCTGAATACGGGCAACAATACCTACAAGGCCGTGCAGCGCTCGGCCGGTGCAATTGCGGTGGGCCCGGTGCTGCAGGGGCTCGCGAAGCCGGTCAATGATCTTTCGCGCGGGGCCACGGTCACCGACATCCTCAACACCGTCGCGATCACCGCAGTGCAAGCCGGAATGACGCGGGGCGGGGGAAACGCATGA
- a CDS encoding MarR family winged helix-turn-helix transcriptional regulator has translation MSELAERIGVDQPRASRLVQQAVEREFAAREADPADARRTRVRLTDAGQRAVHGFRGQQRADMTVALDALTAPERGELARLITKLADAWPEP, from the coding sequence GTGAGCGAGCTCGCGGAACGGATCGGCGTGGATCAGCCGCGCGCATCGCGGCTCGTGCAGCAGGCGGTCGAACGCGAGTTCGCGGCCCGCGAAGCCGATCCAGCAGACGCCAGGCGCACCAGAGTCCGCCTCACTGACGCCGGGCAGCGTGCCGTGCACGGTTTCCGTGGTCAACAGCGCGCGGACATGACCGTGGCACTCGACGCGCTCACCGCACCAGAGCGGGGTGAGCTCGCGCGGCTTATCACGAAGCTCGCGGATGCCTGGCCGGAGCCCTAG
- a CDS encoding fibronectin type III domain-containing protein — translation MPGAAGAAAATITAELAGDATSHKLTGLSSGTVYAVRLTAQNPVGSSDAATLEVATTSIAPKPPTTTPPTTTPPPTPSSAAPQSPLAQTGAGDTPLLALGAGAILLLGAAACGAVALRRRIVR, via the coding sequence GTGCCGGGAGCGGCTGGGGCCGCAGCGGCCACCATCACGGCAGAGCTCGCGGGTGATGCGACCTCGCACAAGCTGACGGGTCTGAGCTCAGGCACTGTCTATGCCGTGCGCCTCACCGCGCAGAATCCAGTGGGATCCAGCGATGCCGCCACGCTGGAGGTGGCAACCACCTCTATCGCGCCAAAGCCGCCGACCACCACGCCGCCAACCACCACGCCGCCGCCCACACCGTCGTCGGCGGCACCTCAGTCGCCGCTCGCGCAGACTGGCGCTGGAGACACGCCGCTGCTCGCGCTCGGAGCTGGCGCGATCCTGCTGCTCGGCGCGGCCGCGTGCGGGGCGGTGGCATTGCGGCGGCGAATCGTCCGCTAG
- a CDS encoding S8 family serine peptidase, giving the protein MAPARLGELAELPGILSATPALRPFTGGAVASGGAASSARAGGPLAAAPRPSGEACGPIPIEADGPLHSAEARERFGVDGTGVTVGVISDSFGANALPTSWEADVAAGVLPGAGNPCGRTIPVEVISDMRTGSDEGRAMAQLVHGIAPGARILFADAGASEFEMAEHIGQLAAAGADIIVDDISWNSETTFQQGFIATAIEQVKASGVAYFTSAGNGTALGTRGASADRPISSWRTTAYRAAACPDWLLTGPRDPLANLGSYDCLDFDPDPAIETPFDTLQTGGAVGDGADAVSVVGSIAEPMFGITTSYEWRFYAVDPVTDEPKLLAIAPQIGEFFPGSIGRVSVPSGSEIRMVMVRTAFDPAAPSPAVQLQFMRGGEAFVERAHLGDGVNDVVGATTFGHAGDGSALSVAALDWRNPTVLRDYSSLGSTTLYYAPVDLTGPNPAQPLAAPITPQTPNIASVDGTQTSFFDDTGDPEYRFFGTSAAAPNAAAVAALAKSYAPGLSGGDLTAGIVNTARGPAAGGPVNPYTAFGIPDSSVFGAGIVDASALLESLTALPGTPQGFRASEVTADSFVLSWDTASDAKQLQLEATPVAVVVADAPGRPCRERLGPQRPPSRQSSRVMRPRTS; this is encoded by the coding sequence GTGGCACCTGCCCGGCTCGGCGAGCTAGCTGAGCTCCCCGGAATTCTCAGCGCGACGCCAGCGCTGCGGCCGTTTACCGGCGGCGCCGTTGCCAGTGGCGGTGCTGCCAGCAGCGCACGGGCCGGCGGTCCGCTTGCTGCGGCGCCGCGGCCGAGCGGCGAGGCGTGTGGACCGATCCCCATTGAAGCCGATGGCCCGCTGCACTCCGCGGAAGCGCGCGAGCGATTTGGGGTTGACGGCACCGGTGTCACCGTTGGAGTGATCTCGGATTCCTTTGGCGCCAACGCGCTGCCCACCTCCTGGGAAGCAGATGTGGCTGCCGGCGTGCTGCCGGGCGCAGGCAATCCCTGTGGCCGCACAATCCCGGTTGAAGTGATCTCGGATATGCGCACGGGCTCCGACGAGGGGCGCGCTATGGCCCAGCTCGTACACGGCATTGCGCCTGGTGCGCGGATCCTGTTCGCGGATGCCGGGGCCTCTGAGTTTGAGATGGCCGAGCACATTGGCCAGCTCGCCGCCGCCGGGGCCGACATCATTGTGGACGATATCTCCTGGAACTCAGAGACGACCTTTCAACAGGGCTTCATTGCCACCGCGATCGAACAGGTGAAGGCCAGCGGAGTGGCCTATTTCACCTCGGCGGGCAACGGTACGGCACTGGGAACGCGGGGAGCAAGCGCGGATCGCCCGATTTCGTCCTGGCGTACCACGGCCTACCGGGCCGCGGCATGCCCGGACTGGCTGCTGACCGGACCGCGAGATCCGCTCGCAAACTTGGGTTCGTATGACTGCCTGGACTTTGATCCGGACCCGGCGATCGAGACCCCGTTTGACACGCTCCAGACCGGCGGGGCCGTGGGGGACGGGGCAGACGCTGTCTCAGTGGTCGGATCGATTGCCGAGCCCATGTTTGGGATCACCACCAGCTACGAATGGCGGTTCTACGCAGTGGATCCGGTGACGGATGAACCGAAACTGCTCGCTATCGCACCGCAGATCGGTGAGTTTTTCCCCGGAAGCATCGGGCGGGTGTCGGTGCCGTCCGGCTCAGAGATTCGGATGGTGATGGTGCGCACGGCATTCGATCCGGCGGCGCCCAGCCCAGCCGTACAGTTGCAGTTTATGCGCGGCGGTGAGGCGTTCGTTGAGCGTGCGCACCTCGGTGACGGGGTGAATGACGTGGTGGGTGCGACCACGTTTGGGCACGCCGGCGACGGATCGGCGCTCAGCGTAGCCGCGCTCGATTGGCGCAACCCGACCGTATTGCGGGACTACTCCTCGCTGGGATCAACGACGTTGTACTACGCACCGGTCGACCTCACTGGCCCGAACCCGGCGCAGCCGCTCGCGGCCCCGATCACGCCCCAGACGCCGAACATCGCATCGGTCGACGGAACACAGACCTCTTTCTTCGATGACACCGGGGATCCTGAGTACCGCTTCTTCGGCACCTCGGCAGCCGCGCCGAATGCGGCGGCTGTCGCAGCACTCGCGAAGTCGTATGCGCCTGGCCTGAGCGGTGGTGATCTCACTGCTGGCATTGTGAATACCGCCAGGGGCCCCGCCGCAGGAGGCCCGGTGAATCCATACACCGCGTTCGGGATTCCGGACAGCTCGGTCTTTGGGGCCGGCATCGTTGATGCTTCGGCGCTGCTCGAGAGTCTGACAGCGCTGCCGGGCACTCCGCAGGGGTTCCGCGCGAGCGAGGTCACCGCTGACAGCTTCGTGCTGTCGTGGGACACTGCGAGCGACGCGAAGCAGTTGCAGCTTGAAGCGACTCCGGTCGCAGTGGTGGTTGCCGACGCGCCGGGGAGACCGTGCCGGGAGCGGCTGGGGCCGCAGCGGCCACCATCACGGCAGAGCTCGCGGGTGATGCGACCTCGCACAAGCTGA